The following coding sequences are from one Capsicum annuum cultivar UCD-10X-F1 chromosome 3, UCD10Xv1.1, whole genome shotgun sequence window:
- the LOC107862025 gene encoding topless-related protein 1 isoform X2 has product MSSLSRELVFLILQFLDEEKFKETVHKLEQESGFFFNMKYFEDEVHNGNWDEVEKYLSGFTKVDDNRYSMKIFFEIRKQKYLEALDKRDRSKGVEILVKDLKVFASFNEELFKEITQLLTLENFRENEQLSKYGDTKSARAIMLVELKKLIEANPLFRDKLQFPNLKNSRLRTLINQSLNWQHQLCKNPRPNPDIKTLFVDHSCGQPNGARAPSPANNPLLGSVPKPGSFPPLGAHGPFQPGPAPVAAPLAGWMSNPPTVSHPAISGGPMGLGPSSISASLKHPRTPPTNPSIDYPSGESDHAAKRTRSLGISDEVNLPVNVLPVSFPGQGHNQSLSVPDDLPKTVARTLNQGSSPMSMDFHPSQQTLLLVGTNVGDIALWEVGSRERLVLRNFKVWDLGACSMPLQTALVKDPGVSVNRVIWSPDGSLFGVAYSRHIVQIYSYHGNDDIRQHVEIDAHVGGVNDLAFSHPNKQLCVITCGDDKTIKVWDTTSGARQYTFEGHEAPVYSVCPHHKENIQFIFSTALDGKIKAWLYDNLGSRVDYEAPGRWCTTMAYSADGTRLFSCGTSKDGESHIVEWNESEGAVKRTYQGFWKRSLGVVQFDTTKNRFLAAGDDFSIKFWDMDHVQLLTSIDADGGLPASPRIRFNKDGSLLAVSANENGIKILANNDGIRLIRTAETLAYDGSRASETAKPTVNPISVASANNSGFADRVASAVGISGMNGDTRNTVDVKPRINEEPNDKSKIWKLTEISESSQCRSLKLPENLRVTKISRLIYTNSGNAILALASNAIHLLWKWQRNERNSSGKATASVSPQLWQPSSGILMTNDVHEPNHEEAVSCFALSKNDSYVMSASGGKISLFNMMTFKTMTTFMPPPPAATFLAFHPQDNNIIAIGMDDSTIQIYNVRVDEVKSKLKGHSKRITGLAFSHVLNVLVSSGADSQLCVWSTDGWEKQRARSLQLPGRSTSQSDTRVQFHQDQTHFLVVHEAQIAIYETTKLECLKQWVPRESAAPISHATFSCDSQLIYASFLDATLCVFTAGHLHMRCRIIPSAYLSPSIRINISGITAKSLGAQNTMFQVFDFCNFSHPVSIQ; this is encoded by the exons ATGTCATCTCTCAGTAGAGAGCTTGTATTCTTGATCTTACAGTTTCTTGATGAGGAAAAGTTCAAAGAAACAGTACACAA GCTTGAGCAAGAATCTGGATTTTTCTTTAACATGAAATACTTTGAAGATGAAGTGCATAATGGTAACTGGGATGAAGTTGAAAAGTATCTTTCTGGTTTTACAAAAGTGGATGACAATCGTTATTCCatgaaaattttctttgaaattagGAAGCAAAAGTATCTTGAGGCATTGGACAA GCGTGACCGGTCCAAGGGTGTTGAAATTCTTGTAAAGGATCTTAAAGTTTTTGCATCTTTCAATGAGGAACTTTTCAAGGAGATAACTCAGCTGTTGACACTAGAGAATTTCAG GGAGAATGAACAGCTGTCCAAGTATGGAGATACTAAATCTGCACGCGCTATTATGTTGGTTGAGCTCAAAAAGCTTATTGAAGCAAATCCCCTGTTTCGTGACAAATTGCAGTTTCCCAACCTCAAAAATTCAAGATTACGAACCTTGATTAACCAAAG CTTAAATTGGCAGCACCAACTTTGTAAAAATCCTAGGCCAAATCCAGATATTAAAACTCTTTTCGTGGATCATTCTTGTGGACAACCAAATGGTGCTCGAGCTCCATCACCTGCAAACAATCCATTGCTTGGATCAGTGCCAAAACCAGGCAGCTTCCCTCCTCTTGGTGCACATGGG CCTTTCCAACCTGGGCCAGCACCTGTGGCAGCTCCTCTTGCCGGGTGGATGTCCAACCCACCCACTGTATCTCATCCAGCTATTTCTGGTGGACCTATGGGTCTTGGTCCTTCATCAATTTCAG CATCTCTTAAACATCCCAGGACTCCTCCAACAAATCCCTCTATTGATTATCCATCTGGGGAATCTGATCATGCTGCCAAAAGAACTAGGTCATTGGGAATATCTGACGAG GTTAACCTTCCGGTGAATGTGCTACCTGTATCATTTCCAGGGCAAGGTCATAATCAATCTCTTAGTGTACCTGATGACTTGCCCAAGACAGTTGCAAGAACATTAAACCAGGGATCATCTCCCATGAGCATGGATTTTCATCCTTCTCAGCAGACATTGCTTCTAG TTGGCACGAATGTTGGAGATATTGCGTTATGGGAAGTTGGTTCAAGGGAGAGACTGGTATTGAGAAACTTCAAAGTCTGGGACTTGGGTGCATGTTCAATGCCATTACAG ACTGCTTTGGTAAAAGATCCTGGCGTCTCAGTTAACCGTGTTATCTGGAGCCCCGATGGTTCGTTATTTG GGGTTGCATACTCTAGGCACATTGTTCAAATATATTCCTATCATGGGAATGATGACATACGTCAGCATGTGGAG ATTGATGCTCATGTTGGAGGCGTAAATGATCTTGCATTCTCTCACCCTAATAAGCAGCTTTGTGTTATAACATGTGGAGACGACAAAACTATAAAG GTCTGGGATACCACATCTGGTGCAAGACAATATACATTTGAGGGTCATGAGGCACCTGTATACTCTGTGTGCCCTCACCATAAAGAAAACATTCAG TTTATTTTCTCCACAGCACTAGATGGAAAGATAAAAGCTTGGTTATATGATAACTTGGGATCTCGAGTAGATTATGAGGCTCCTGGTCGTTGGTGCACAACAATGGCATACAGTGCTGACGGCACTAG ACTGTTTTCATGTGGAACCAGCAAAGATGGGGAGTCACACATTGTTGAGTGGAATGAAAGTGAGGGGGCTGTTAAGAGAACATATCAAGGGTTTTGGAAAAGATCGCTGGGTGTTGTGCAATTTGATACCACTAAAAATCGATTTTTAGCAGCTGGTGATGATTTCTCAATCAAATTCTGGGATATGGACCATGTTCAACTCCTGACAAGTATTGATGCTGATGGAGGTCTTCCA GCAAGCCCGCGAATTCGATTCAACAAGGATGGTTCTCTGTTGGCTGTTTCTGCTAATGAAAATGGGATAAAGATTTTGGCAAATAATGATGGTATTCGTTTAATACGCACTGCTGAGACCCTAGCTTATGATGGTTCCAGGGCATCTGAAACTGCTAAG CCTACAGTAAATCCAATTTCTGTAGCATCGGCAAACAATTCTGGATTTGCAGATAGGGTGGCCTCTGCTGTTGGCATCAGTGGAATG AATGGAGATACAAGAAATACGGTGGATGTAAAACCCCGGATTAATGAAGAACCTAATGACAAATCCAAGATATGGAAGCTCACTGAAATTAGTGAATCATCACAGTGCCGGTCCTTGAAGCTTCCTGAGAACCTCAGAGTGACTAAG ATATCAAGGTTAATATATACGAACTCTGGTAATGCCATCTTAGCGTTAGCATCAAATGCTATTCACTTGCTTTGGAAGTGGCAGAGAAATGAGCGCAATTCAAGTGGCAAG GCAACAGCTAGTGTTTCACCTCAATTGTGGCAACCTTCAAGTGGCATCTTAATGACAAATGATGTGCACGAACCAAACCACGAGGAAGCTGTTTCCTGCTTTGCTTTGTCCAAGAATGACTCGTATGTGATGTCAGCATCTGGTGGAAAGATCTCCTTGTTCAACATGATGACATTCAAG ACAATGACAACTTTCATGCCTCCACCTCCAGCAGCAACTTTTCTTGCATTTCATCCACAAGATAACAACATTATTGCTATTGGGATGGATGATTCTACCATCCAGATATATAACGTCAGAGTGGATGAG GTTAAAAGCAAGCTTAAAGGCCACTCGAAAAGGATAACTGGCCTCGCCTTCTCTCATGTACTCAATGTGCTAGTTTCCTCAGGAGCTGATTCTCAG CTGTGTGTATGGAGCACTGATGGGTGGGAAAAGCAGAGGGCTAGATCCTTGCAGCTACCGGGGCGCTCGACATCTCAATCAGATACCAGAGTGCAGTTTCATCAGGATCAAACTCATTTCCTAGTTGTGCATGAGGCACAGATTGCAATATATGAAACAACGAAGTTGGAATGCTTAAAGCAG TGGGTTCCACGTGAAAGTGCTGCCCCAATTTCTCATGCCACATTCTCATGTGATAGCCAGCTGATATATGCCAGTTTCTTGGATGCAACTCTGTGTGTATTCACTGCAGGGCACCTCCATATGCGATGCCGTATTATTCCTTCAGCTTATCTATCACCCAGTATTAG GATTAACATCTCTGGCATCACTGCAAAATCCCTCGGGGCTCAGAATACTATGTTTCAGGTGTTTGATTTTTGCAATTTCTCGCATCCCGTGTCCATACAATAA
- the LOC107862025 gene encoding topless-related protein 1 isoform X1: protein MSSLSRELVFLILQFLDEEKFKETVHKLEQESGFFFNMKYFEDEVHNGNWDEVEKYLSGFTKVDDNRYSMKIFFEIRKQKYLEALDKRDRSKGVEILVKDLKVFASFNEELFKEITQLLTLENFRENEQLSKYGDTKSARAIMLVELKKLIEANPLFRDKLQFPNLKNSRLRTLINQSLNWQHQLCKNPRPNPDIKTLFVDHSCGQPNGARAPSPANNPLLGSVPKPGSFPPLGAHGPFQPGPAPVAAPLAGWMSNPPTVSHPAISGGPMGLGPSSISASLKHPRTPPTNPSIDYPSGESDHAAKRTRSLGISDEVNLPVNVLPVSFPGQGHNQSLSVPDDLPKTVARTLNQGSSPMSMDFHPSQQTLLLVGTNVGDIALWEVGSRERLVLRNFKVWDLGACSMPLQTALVKDPGVSVNRVIWSPDGSLFGVAYSRHIVQIYSYHGNDDIRQHVEIDAHVGGVNDLAFSHPNKQLCVITCGDDKTIKVWDTTSGARQYTFEGHEAPVYSVCPHHKENIQFIFSTALDGKIKAWLYDNLGSRVDYEAPGRWCTTMAYSADGTRLFSCGTSKDGESHIVEWNESEGAVKRTYQGFWKRSLGVVQFDTTKNRFLAAGDDFSIKFWDMDHVQLLTSIDADGGLPASPRIRFNKDGSLLAVSANENGIKILANNDGIRLIRTAETLAYDGSRASETAKPTVNPISVASANNSGFADRVASAVGISGMNGDTRNTVDVKPRINEEPNDKSKIWKLTEISESSQCRSLKLPENLRVTKISRLIYTNSGNAILALASNAIHLLWKWQRNERNSSGKATASVSPQLWQPSSGILMTNDVHEPNHEEAVSCFALSKNDSYVMSASGGKISLFNMMTFKTMTTFMPPPPAATFLAFHPQDNNIIAIGMDDSTIQIYNVRVDEVKSKLKGHSKRITGLAFSHVLNVLVSSGADSQLCVWSTDGWEKQRARSLQLPGRSTSQSDTRVQFHQDQTHFLVVHEAQIAIYETTKLECLKQWVPRESAAPISHATFSCDSQLIYASFLDATLCVFTAGHLHMRCRIIPSAYLSPSISNSNIHPVVVAAHPQDPNQFALGLSDGSVHVFEPLESEGKWGIPPPLENGSANGMPAAPSVGASGSDQPPR from the exons ATGTCATCTCTCAGTAGAGAGCTTGTATTCTTGATCTTACAGTTTCTTGATGAGGAAAAGTTCAAAGAAACAGTACACAA GCTTGAGCAAGAATCTGGATTTTTCTTTAACATGAAATACTTTGAAGATGAAGTGCATAATGGTAACTGGGATGAAGTTGAAAAGTATCTTTCTGGTTTTACAAAAGTGGATGACAATCGTTATTCCatgaaaattttctttgaaattagGAAGCAAAAGTATCTTGAGGCATTGGACAA GCGTGACCGGTCCAAGGGTGTTGAAATTCTTGTAAAGGATCTTAAAGTTTTTGCATCTTTCAATGAGGAACTTTTCAAGGAGATAACTCAGCTGTTGACACTAGAGAATTTCAG GGAGAATGAACAGCTGTCCAAGTATGGAGATACTAAATCTGCACGCGCTATTATGTTGGTTGAGCTCAAAAAGCTTATTGAAGCAAATCCCCTGTTTCGTGACAAATTGCAGTTTCCCAACCTCAAAAATTCAAGATTACGAACCTTGATTAACCAAAG CTTAAATTGGCAGCACCAACTTTGTAAAAATCCTAGGCCAAATCCAGATATTAAAACTCTTTTCGTGGATCATTCTTGTGGACAACCAAATGGTGCTCGAGCTCCATCACCTGCAAACAATCCATTGCTTGGATCAGTGCCAAAACCAGGCAGCTTCCCTCCTCTTGGTGCACATGGG CCTTTCCAACCTGGGCCAGCACCTGTGGCAGCTCCTCTTGCCGGGTGGATGTCCAACCCACCCACTGTATCTCATCCAGCTATTTCTGGTGGACCTATGGGTCTTGGTCCTTCATCAATTTCAG CATCTCTTAAACATCCCAGGACTCCTCCAACAAATCCCTCTATTGATTATCCATCTGGGGAATCTGATCATGCTGCCAAAAGAACTAGGTCATTGGGAATATCTGACGAG GTTAACCTTCCGGTGAATGTGCTACCTGTATCATTTCCAGGGCAAGGTCATAATCAATCTCTTAGTGTACCTGATGACTTGCCCAAGACAGTTGCAAGAACATTAAACCAGGGATCATCTCCCATGAGCATGGATTTTCATCCTTCTCAGCAGACATTGCTTCTAG TTGGCACGAATGTTGGAGATATTGCGTTATGGGAAGTTGGTTCAAGGGAGAGACTGGTATTGAGAAACTTCAAAGTCTGGGACTTGGGTGCATGTTCAATGCCATTACAG ACTGCTTTGGTAAAAGATCCTGGCGTCTCAGTTAACCGTGTTATCTGGAGCCCCGATGGTTCGTTATTTG GGGTTGCATACTCTAGGCACATTGTTCAAATATATTCCTATCATGGGAATGATGACATACGTCAGCATGTGGAG ATTGATGCTCATGTTGGAGGCGTAAATGATCTTGCATTCTCTCACCCTAATAAGCAGCTTTGTGTTATAACATGTGGAGACGACAAAACTATAAAG GTCTGGGATACCACATCTGGTGCAAGACAATATACATTTGAGGGTCATGAGGCACCTGTATACTCTGTGTGCCCTCACCATAAAGAAAACATTCAG TTTATTTTCTCCACAGCACTAGATGGAAAGATAAAAGCTTGGTTATATGATAACTTGGGATCTCGAGTAGATTATGAGGCTCCTGGTCGTTGGTGCACAACAATGGCATACAGTGCTGACGGCACTAG ACTGTTTTCATGTGGAACCAGCAAAGATGGGGAGTCACACATTGTTGAGTGGAATGAAAGTGAGGGGGCTGTTAAGAGAACATATCAAGGGTTTTGGAAAAGATCGCTGGGTGTTGTGCAATTTGATACCACTAAAAATCGATTTTTAGCAGCTGGTGATGATTTCTCAATCAAATTCTGGGATATGGACCATGTTCAACTCCTGACAAGTATTGATGCTGATGGAGGTCTTCCA GCAAGCCCGCGAATTCGATTCAACAAGGATGGTTCTCTGTTGGCTGTTTCTGCTAATGAAAATGGGATAAAGATTTTGGCAAATAATGATGGTATTCGTTTAATACGCACTGCTGAGACCCTAGCTTATGATGGTTCCAGGGCATCTGAAACTGCTAAG CCTACAGTAAATCCAATTTCTGTAGCATCGGCAAACAATTCTGGATTTGCAGATAGGGTGGCCTCTGCTGTTGGCATCAGTGGAATG AATGGAGATACAAGAAATACGGTGGATGTAAAACCCCGGATTAATGAAGAACCTAATGACAAATCCAAGATATGGAAGCTCACTGAAATTAGTGAATCATCACAGTGCCGGTCCTTGAAGCTTCCTGAGAACCTCAGAGTGACTAAG ATATCAAGGTTAATATATACGAACTCTGGTAATGCCATCTTAGCGTTAGCATCAAATGCTATTCACTTGCTTTGGAAGTGGCAGAGAAATGAGCGCAATTCAAGTGGCAAG GCAACAGCTAGTGTTTCACCTCAATTGTGGCAACCTTCAAGTGGCATCTTAATGACAAATGATGTGCACGAACCAAACCACGAGGAAGCTGTTTCCTGCTTTGCTTTGTCCAAGAATGACTCGTATGTGATGTCAGCATCTGGTGGAAAGATCTCCTTGTTCAACATGATGACATTCAAG ACAATGACAACTTTCATGCCTCCACCTCCAGCAGCAACTTTTCTTGCATTTCATCCACAAGATAACAACATTATTGCTATTGGGATGGATGATTCTACCATCCAGATATATAACGTCAGAGTGGATGAG GTTAAAAGCAAGCTTAAAGGCCACTCGAAAAGGATAACTGGCCTCGCCTTCTCTCATGTACTCAATGTGCTAGTTTCCTCAGGAGCTGATTCTCAG CTGTGTGTATGGAGCACTGATGGGTGGGAAAAGCAGAGGGCTAGATCCTTGCAGCTACCGGGGCGCTCGACATCTCAATCAGATACCAGAGTGCAGTTTCATCAGGATCAAACTCATTTCCTAGTTGTGCATGAGGCACAGATTGCAATATATGAAACAACGAAGTTGGAATGCTTAAAGCAG TGGGTTCCACGTGAAAGTGCTGCCCCAATTTCTCATGCCACATTCTCATGTGATAGCCAGCTGATATATGCCAGTTTCTTGGATGCAACTCTGTGTGTATTCACTGCAGGGCACCTCCATATGCGATGCCGTATTATTCCTTCAGCTTATCTATCACCCAGTATTAG CAATTCAAATATCCACCCAGTCGTAGTTGCAGCACATCCACAAGATCCAAACCAGTTTGCATTAGGTCTGTCAGATGGTAGTGTTCATGTTTTCGAACCACTTGAATCTGAAGGCAAATGGGGCATCCCTCCACCGCTTGAAAATGGATCAGCAAATGGTATGCCAGCCGCTCCATCTGTTGGTGCTTCAGGCTCCGATCAACCACCAAGATGA